Proteins from one Salarias fasciatus chromosome 14, fSalaFa1.1, whole genome shotgun sequence genomic window:
- the fhdc4 gene encoding FH2 domain-containing protein 1 — protein MQPGSPSIPPPPPPPPPPPPPPPPPPAPGLPPPLHGFSSKLGRRSSRMRNFNWETLPKHSVIGKHNIWTVDKPDGEYELDTDRMEELFSHKQQQQQQQLKTAHRQSVRGLPAAAAGGELISILSSKRSMNIGIFLKQFKRPLEDMIEDIKLGESRHFGCGKLQEMCKLLPEEGEVKQLVRFKGDRSGLPEADLFMLMLVQIACYEERLSCLVLKEEFFPLMSEMKELIKTLTTAGRELLESDHLHSVIRLVLKTGNYMNAGGYAGSAIGFRMSSLLKLADTKANKPGMNLMHYVVMQAQKVDMALLKFSEQLQHVEAGARINKEDIQADFKRQMQKVENAKADTLKLHDLKAQMEDFLKEAEVCLSETETELEELQSVSDLVAEYFCEDPQKFRLDECCSIFKSFCERFMKAMQENRAREVAEVKRRQRDRLQNAAKRRSTATCSSRDKEMDGIALESILQRFLTKRNSRTRSGRSSSTHGSPRNSSPNRRSPNVGSLSEITSNKDPSPENQKGGETLSAKERGRKEWNSAFELTQNEAQTNRDNSDDSKEDRVIPQGEMKPSNIKDSEGFTRPDKTTSDVTSTLRPLPSITDDGQEDLQDNTEEEAQKLREVSKKVLHYQKSRGSTSSGEHSVESLKSPGPTARLPRQHTFDEATRRSIEDQNNDDLFRIVLDPQASAKRNLGRRNTLPSKIPKTEGEEDNMWAPLAVKSSKPATPEKRNLSGEAARPSPTKSAFNFTDLQDQKSPSSQRKSNPSLSSDQPEDGCLEINHPDKSIETTEKHLLMNSENIPPRSTWFKTESQGMFFNLFKRFGDMNKQQNSKDTVQKGTGTGV, from the exons ATGCAACCAGGCAGTCCAAGCatacctccacctcctcctcctccccctccccctcctccaccacctccacctccaccagctcctggCCTTCCTCCACCCCTGCATGGCTTCAGTTCAAAGCTGGGGCGCCGCAGCTCCAGAATGCGTAATTTCAACTGGGAAACCCTCCCCAAACACAGTGTGATTGGAAAGCACAACATCTGGACAGTGGACAAGCCTGACGGAGAGTACGAGCTGGACACTGACCGCATGGAGGAGTTGTTCAgccacaagcagcagcagcagcagcagcagctcaagaCGGCCCACCGCCAGAGCGTGAGGGGCCtgccggccgccgccgcagggGGGGAACTG ATTTCCATCCTCAGCTCCAAGAGGAGTATGAACATAGGAATTTTCCTGAAGCAGTTCAAGCG GCCGCTAGAAGACATGATAGAAGACATTAAATTGGGAGAAAGTCGCCACTTCGGTTGTGGAAAACTTCAAGAGATGTGCAAGCTGCTGCCAGAAGAAGGAGAG GTGAAGCAGCTTGTACGTTTTAAAGGCGACCGCTCGGGTCTTCCGGAGGCGGATCTCTTCATGCTCATGCTGGTCCAGATTGCCTG CTATGAGGAGCGTCTGAGCTGCTTGGTGCTGAAAGAGGAATTTTTCCCCCTCATGAGTGAAATGAAAGAACTAATCAAAACGCTGACAACTGCTGGACGAG AGCTGCTGGAGTCTGATCATCTTCATTCTGTCATTCGTTTAGTACTGAAAACTGGGAATTATATGAATGCT GGGGGTTATGCAGGCAGCGCGATCGGCTTCCGGATGTCGTCTCTGCTGAAGCTCGCCGACACTAAAGCCAACAAACCTGGAATGAATCTCATGCATTACGTTGTGATG CAAGCCCAGAAGGTCGATATGGCTCTACTTAAATTTTCAGAACAACTCCAACACGTTGAAGCCGGAGCGAG AATAAACAAAGAAGACATTCAAGCCGATTTTAAAAGACAAAtgcaaaaagtagaaaatgcCAAAGCAGACACCTTAAAGCTCCATGACCTGAAGGCACAGATGGAGGATTTTCTAAAG GAAGCTGAGGTCTGCTTGTCAGAAACAGAGACTGAGCTTGAAGAATTGCAGTCGGTCAGTGACTTGGTGGCGGAGTACTTCTGCGAGGACCCTCAGAAGTTCAGGCTTGATGAGTGCTGCTccatttttaaatctttttgtgAGAGATTCATGAAAGCCATGCAG GAAAACAGAGCTCGAGAGGTGGCCGAAGTCAAACGCCGGCAAagagacagactgcagaacGCAGCCAAGCGCAGGTCGACAGCGACGTGCTCCAGCAGAGACAAGGAGATGGACGGGATTGCATTGGAGTCCATCCTACAGAGGTTCCTCACCAAACGCAACTCCAGGACGAGATCTGGGAGATCCTCCTCGACTCATGGAAGCCCGAGGAACAGCAGTCCCAATCGTAGAAGCCCCAACGTTGGCAGCCTGTCAGAAATTACCTCCAATAAAGACCCTTCTCCTGAGAATCAAAAGGGCGGAGAAACTTTAAGCGctaaagaaagaggaagaaaagagtgGAATTCAGCATTTGAGCTCACACAAAATGAAGCTCAGACAAATAGAGACAACAGTGATGACAGCAAGGAAGACAGAGTTATTCCACAAGGAGAGATGAAACCTTCCAACATCAAAGACTCAGAAGGATTTACACGCCCAGACAAAACTACCAGTGACGTTACCTCAACACTGAGACCTTTGCCATCCATCACTGATGACGGTCAGGAAGATCTGCAGGATAATACTGAAGAGGAGGCTCAGAAGCTGCGTGAGGTTTCTAAAAAAGTCTTGCATTATCAGAAAAGCCGTGGCAGTACGTCATCTGGAGAGCACTCAGTGGAAAGTCTCAAGTCTCCTGGTCCGACTGCGCGTTTGCCTCGTCAACACACGTTTGACGAAGCTACAAGAAGGTCCATCGAAGATCAGAATAATGACGATCTGTTCCGAATCGTACTCGACCCCCAGGCGTCTGCCAAACGCAACCTCGGCCGTCGCAATACTCTGCCTTCGAAAATCCCCAAAACTGAGGGAGAGGAAGATAACATGTGGGCTCCACTTGCAGTGAAGTCTTCAAAACCTGCAACgccagaaaaaagaaacttatcAGGAGAAGCAGCTCGACCCTCTCCCACAAAATCAGCTTTTAACTTCACtgacctccaggaccagaagtCCCCCTCCTCTCAACGGAAAAGCAACCCGTCCCTTTCTTCAGACCAACCGGAGGACGGCTGTTTGGAGATTAACCATCCAGACAAATCAATAGAGACCACGGAGAAACATCTGCTGATGAACAGTGAGAATATTCCCCCGCGGAGCACGTGGTTTAAGACTGAGAGCCAGGGAAtgttttttaaccttttcaaaCGCTTTGGAGATATGAACAAGCAGCAAAACAGTAAGGACACAGTCCAAAAAGGCACAGGGACGGGTGTGTga